The Armatimonadota bacterium genome includes the window ACCATTCGCAGACCGATGGCTGTACCTAAAACGGTGGATGAACGAGGACGATGTGCAGCATGTCGCATCATCAACGAGGAGATACCCATATCGGCAAGGGGAGCCAGCGAACCTGCAGCCGCCATCACCTGCGTGAAATCTCCATAGGAAGCAGGGGCAAGCAGCCGTGCCAGCAACACGTTGTTCAGTAGTCCCAGCACGCGGGCAGCGAACTGGGAACCGAGCATCCACCGAGTGGTAAACCACCAGCTCTTCACAGCAGATTGACCTGACTGTTGTCTCCCAGCATCAGCCGCACGGCACGCGGCTTGCCCTCGTCACGACAGACGGTAACGTTACGTCCTAACAGGCTATCCTCCATCCGCGAGCCCACATTCAGGATACGACAGCCCTCCAGAATCACGCTATGCTCTATCTCGCTGGCGACGATGTGCACTCCGTCAGCAATAGAGGTAAAGGGACCGATGTAAGCGTTCTCTATCAGACAGTTTGCGCCGATGATCACGGGTCCCCGAACCACACTGCGCACCACGCGCGTACCCTCGCCAATGGATACCCGCCCATGCAGGCGCGATGCGGTATCCACTTCGGCGCGGATGTCGCGAACGATGTCCTCCAGCAGGATGCGGTTCGCCTCCAGGATGGCATCGAGGTTGCCTGTATCCTTCCACCACCCGCTGATGATATGCGAGCGCACCTGATAGCCGTGGTCGATGAGATACTGGATGGCGTCGGTGATTTCCAGTTCTCCTCGCGCTGAGGGATGGATGGCGTTCACCGCCTCGAAGATATGTCTATCGAACATATACACACCCACCAGCGCGAGGTCGGAAGGAGGCTGTTTGGGCTTTTCGATGAGGCGTACCACCCGGTCTCCCTCCAGCACTGCCACACCAAACTCCTGCGGGTTGGGCACGTGCGCCAGTAGAATCTGTGCGTTGGGACGCATCTGCTCGAA containing:
- a CDS encoding glucose-1-phosphate thymidylyltransferase, with the protein product MKGLILSGGKGTRLRPITYTGAKQLIPIANKPVLFYGIEAIRDAGITDVGIIVGDTREEIMQAVGDGSRWGIRVTYIHQPEPLGLAHAVKIAQDFLGNEPFVMYLGDNLVKEGITPFVREFEQMRPNAQILLAHVPNPQEFGVAVLEGDRVVRLIEKPKQPPSDLALVGVYMFDRHIFEAVNAIHPSARGELEITDAIQYLIDHGYQVRSHIISGWWKDTGNLDAILEANRILLEDIVRDIRAEVDTASRLHGRVSIGEGTRVVRSVVRGPVIIGANCLIENAYIGPFTSIADGVHIVASEIEHSVILEGCRILNVGSRMEDSLLGRNVTVCRDEGKPRAVRLMLGDNSQVNLL